ATGATTCTGCCACAAAACCTGTACGAGTCTGAACTTTCAATACATATAAACCTGGTTTCCCAGAAATGGCTAAAATTTTGTCTAAATTCATGTTTATTAAAATTAGTATTAAGAATTTTATAATTTATTTTATGTTCTAAATTCTAAAGAACATTATCTGCCTTTTTTAGCAGCTGCAAATTTCATTCTGTATTCCTGAAAAGTTTTACCTTCAGTAATATTTTTCAATTTCTTCTGGATCAAACGCTTTTTCAGTGAAGATATTTTATCTGTAAATAAAACCCCTTCGATGTGGTCGTATTCGTGCTGGATAACTCTGGCAATTAAACCATCGAAAACTTCTGTTTTCATTACAAAATCTTCTTCGCAGTATTCAATTGTAACGGTTGGTTTTCTATATACATCTTCACGAACATCCGGAATACTTAAGCATCCTTCGTTAAAACTCCACTCCTCACCTTCTTCCTTAACGATTTTAGCATTGATAAAAGTTCTTTTAAATCCTTTTAAATCCTTTTGTTCATCAGCCGGTAAATCTTCATCGTCGCTAAAAGGAGTTGTATCAATCACAAATATACGAATTGGCAAACCTACCTGCGGTGCAGCAAGTCCAACACCGTAAGCATTATACATGGTTTCGTACATGTTTGCTATCGTTTCTTTCAGGTTTGGATAATCCGGTGTTATTGCCGTACCTACTTTTCTTAAAACAGGATCACCATATCCTACAATTGGTAAAATCATTTGTATTTATTTAATGTTTTATCTAACGAAAACCTTTATTAAAGTTCGCGTAATTCAGCTGGCAAAAATAGTAAAAAATAGTCAATGAATAGTTTTAAACCTATATTATAACATATTTTTTATATGCGTTCAAAAACTCAGCTATAATTATGCCAAAATATTTCTCACAATTAGTAACTTTGCTAGTAAACCTCACTTTATGATTGACCGTATTTCGAAATTCACCAACAGCACATCTTTTTTAAATGCATCAAAAGTTACTATTGCCTCAGTTGTGCCTGTACTGATTTTGAATTTTTTAGGGCATTTTGAAATAGGTTTTACCATTGCACTAGGAGCTTTCTACACCTATCCAAGTGATATCCCAAGTTCGCTGATCCATAAAATAAAAGGTCTTATTGTGGCTTCTTTTATCGTTTCGGGAGTAAATTTATTAGTTAATTTTGCCTATCCATATCCGCTTATATTTTATCCCTTTTTAGGTTTTTTATTATTTTTATGTTCAATGATCTCAGTTTACGGCCAGCGCGCTACTCTGGTTTCGTTTTCTGCTTTATTATCAATTTCTTTATCATTCGGGCATTTGCATGAAGGCTGGGAAGCGGTTCAGTATTCCGGTTTTATTTTTGTCGGTGGTATTTTATATTTGATTGTTTCCTTAATATTCCATTTTGTACAGCCTTATAAATATATAGAATTGCAAATTGCCGAAGGAATTAAGCTAACGGCAAAATACCTTAAGTTAAGAGGCGATTTATGGAGTCCCGAAGCTAATCGTGAGAAAATAATCGAAAAACAACTGGCCATACAGGTTGATCTGAATTTAATTCATGAAGATCTGCGAAAAATGCTTATTGGCAATCAAAGCGCCTCCGGGACTACAAGTCAAAACCGTAAAATGCTTTTGGTTTTTATTACCCTTGTTGAAATTCAGGAACTTGCTTTGTATACTTCGTTTGACCACAGCAAACTTCATGAAAAATTTGACAAACATCCCGAAGTTCTCAGGACGTATCAAAACGTGGCTTATAAACTGGCTTCGACTTTAAAAAAGCTTTCAAAAAATGTGCATACTATCAGCGTTTATGTTGATAAGAATGATCTCAAAAACGAACTGGACGCATTAGAATTTGCCATTTTTGATTATGAAAAAACATTAGGAAAAGAAGCCGCTGCAGAGGGTGTTTTGATGCTGACCAATATGCTAAAATATGCTAAAAATCAGGTTGGAAAAATCAAAACCATTCAGCGTGCTTTATCACTTGCCATGCAGTCCTATAAACTAAAAGATAAGGACAAAGAACTGGAAAAATTCTTAACACCGCAATATTACCCTATACGAACACTACTTGAGAATTTAAGCCTTTCATCATCGATTTTCAGGCATTCATTACGTTTAACCATTACTATATTAGTAGGTTTATTTATTGGTGAAGCACTTGATCTGCAAAATACGTACTGGATTTTACTGACCATTGTAGTAATCATGCGTCCGGGCTACGGTTTAACAAAAGAGCGATCGTATAATCGTATGTTCGGAACGGTTTTGGGCGGTTTATTAGCTTTCGGGATAGTATCTGTGGTTCAAAACCATGTTGCTTTGAGTATTTTTTCTATTGTGTGCATGCTTTTGGGTATATCTTTTACTCAGATTAACTATAAAATCAGTGCTACATTTGTAACCATGTATGTGGTTTTTATATACGGAATTTTAACGCCGAATGTGGTCGAGGTTATTCAGTTTAGAATATTGGATTCCCTGACCGGAGCGACTTTAGCTTTTATTGCTAATCAGTTTTTATGGCCGGCATGGGAATTTATCAATACCCCTATTCATCTCGAAAATTCGATCAGGGCAAACAGAAATTACTTAAAAGAAATTGCTGATTTCTATAATGCAAAAGGAGAAATTCCAACTTCGTACCGATTATCGAGAAAAAATGCTTTTGTTGAAATTGGAAATTTAATGACATCTTTTCAGCGTATGATGCAGGAACCTAAGTCAAAGCAAAAAACAATGCCTTTGGTAAATAAACTTGTGGTATTGAATCATTCGCTTTTGTCTGCCTTAGCCTCTTTGTCTACTTATATACAATCACATCAGACTACATCGGCATCAGAATCTTTTAACTATATCATCAGAACGATTTTACTAAATCTGGAACATTCTATTTCGATTTTAAGAAACGAAACCATTATTACGGATACGTTTTTTGACAAGGAAGATGTTACTTTACAGTTTGAAGAACTAAAACGTAAAAACTTTAATCGATTGGCTGCAGATGATGAACTGGACAAAGAAACACGTCAGGCCAAAATGCAGGAGGCTCAGATGGTGATCGAACAATTAATCTGGATGAGCAATCTGGCAGAAAAAATCCTGAAAATCACAAAAGAGCTAAAAACAACAAATCCAGATTAATTCATCTGGATCTGCTTATTTATAAGAGTAAAAACTCTATTATTTAATTTTTAAAACCTCTGCAGTATATTTTCTTAATTCTGCTAAAAGTTCCGGATTATCATTTAATGTTTTACCATAAGAAGGAATCATTTCTTTAAGTTTGGCTTCCCATTCCGGTGTTTTTATCTGACCGCCAAAACATCTGCCGATTAAATCAATCATGATAGCAACAGCAGTAGATGCACCCGGAGAAGCTCCTAACAAAACAGCCAAAGTTCCGTCGTGTGTACTGATTACTTCTGTTCCAAATTCAAGAACACCGCCCTCTTTTTCATCTTTTTTAATAACCTGAACACGCTGTCCGGCTCTTTCCAGTACCCAGTCTTTCGAGCGTGCCGAAGGAAGGTATTCACGAAGTGCTTTCATTCTGTCTTTTGGAGACTGACGAACCTGCTCGATTAAATATTTGGTTAAAGGAATATTATGATATCCCGCAGATAACATTGGGATTAAGTTGTTTGTTTTGATTGATAAAGGCAGGTCTAAATAAGAACCATTTTTTAAGAAACGTGTTGAGAATCCGGCGAAAGGCCCAAAAAGAAGCGCTTTTTCACCATCAATTACACGGGTATCAATATGCGGAACCGACATTGGCGGCGCACCAACACTGGCTTTTCCGTATACTTTTGCCTGATGCTTGGCAATTACCTCCGGATTTGTACATTTTAACCATTGTCCGCTTACCGGAAAACCTCCGTAACCGTGGCCTTCAGGAACATTTGCTTTTTCAAGCAAAGGCAATGATCCTCCTCCGGCACCAATAAATACAAATTTAGGGTATGCTTTACGCTTTTGTCCTGTAGAAAGATCTTTGATCTTGATTCTCCAGGATTTGTCTTCGCGTTGTCTTAATTTTTTAACTTCGTGATTGAAGAATAATTGTACGCCGTCTAATTTTTCAAGATAATTAAACATGCTTCTGGTAAGGGCGCCAAAGTTAACATCGGTACCAATTTCCATGTGTGTCGCAGCCAATTTTTCGCCTTCTTCTCTTCCTTCCATTACAAGAGGCATCCATTCTTTTAGTTTTTGAAAATCTGTACTAAAAGTCATTTCAGAAAAAATAGGATTGCTTTGAAGAATTTCAAATCTCTTTTTAAGATATTCTACATTTTTTTCTCCCCATACAAAACTCATATGAGGAACACTTTTGATAAAGTTTTCCGGCGAAGGAACTTTATTCTGCTGTACTAAATATGACCAAAACTGGCGTGATATTTCAAAAGATTCTGCAATACTGACTGCTTTTTTAGGATCAATACTTCCGTCAGGTTTCTCTGGAGTATAATTTAGCTCACAAAATGCAGAGTGTCCGGTTCCGGCATTATTCCATGCGTCTGAACTTTCGGCAGCCGCCACATCTAATCTTTCGTAAATTTCAATTTTTATATCCGGCTGCAGTTCTTTTAAGATTAAACCAAGAGTTGCACTCATAATTCCAGCTCCAATAAGCACTACATCACTACTGGAACGTATTGTATTGTCAGGCATAACAGTATTTGTTTTTAAAAGTGCAAAGGTACTTTTTTCAATCGCAAAAAAAAACTAATTTTTACATGATAAAAGTTAGAAAATCATATTTTTTTGTGAAAAAGTGAAATTAATTTGATGCAAACTTAAAAACGATTAAAAGAAAGATAATCCTGAAGCATAATAGTTGCAGAAATTTCATCGATAAGCCCTTTATTCTGGCGCTGTTTCTTACTTAGCCCACTGTCGATCATGGTTTGGAATGCCATTTTTGAAGTAAAGCGTTCATCGACTCGAATAACTTTCATATCCGGAAAAATATTTGAAAAATGCGTTACAAAACCGTTTATAACAGAAGCACTCTCAGAGGGCTGTCCATTCATTTGTTTCGGTTCGCCAATTAAAACCGCTTCTACCTTTTCTTTTGCAAAATAATCTTTTAAAAAGTCAATTAAATTATGGGTTGGAATTGTAGTTAAACCCGAAGCAATAATCTTCATTTCGTCTGTAACTGCAATTCCCGTACGTTTTTGTCCGTAATCTATAGAGAGGATTCTTGGCATTTTAAATTTTTTATCAAAGGTAACTATTTAATTTTGTCAATTTCCAAAAAAAAGGCTTGTTCTGATGCTTAATTAAGGCTGATAAATCTTAATAATTAAAAAGTTTAGAATACTTTTGTGCCGAAATTAATATTATAACCAGTGGTATTATATTTCTAACAAAAACAAAAATAACAAACCTGCCAAAACCCCCTTTTAATGGACAATTACAAAAGAAATGTCTTTCTGTTTTTAGAAAGATTTATTCTCATTTTCTTCGTTTACCAACTCACACGAATTCTGTTTTATTACCTAAATCTTGATTTATTTCACCAATTAGATTACAGAGTCTTTATAGGCGGATTTTTCTTTGATCTTGCCGCTATTACTTATATAAATATTCTGTTTGCCATAGCACATATTGTTCCCGGCAATTTTAAATATACTAAAATTTATCAGGAAACACTTCGAATTGCTTTTTATGTTGTTAATATCATTTTTATTGCAACGAATTTTATTGACATTATTTATTATCGTTTTACTAACAGGCGAAGTACATATGGCATGATTACGGCCAAAGGAATGGAACATGAAGCTTTTATCCTGATCCCTTCATTTTTAAAAGAATTTTGGTATATCGCAATTCTTTTTCTTGTCATTTGCTTTCTTTTATGGAAATTAATCCCAAAAGCTGCTAAAACTGTTGAAATTGAAAAGTTAACGCGCAGGAATTATTTAGAAATGACAGCCATTATCTCCGTTTTTATTTTGGGAGCGGTTGTGGTAATCAGAGGAGGTGTACAAGAAAAACCCATCAGAATTGTTGACGGAATTAAATTTGGAAACTTAAACAATTCCGCATTGGTTTTAAACACGCCTTTTACTATCCTAAAAACTTTTTCAAAAAAGAATGATCTTGAAAAAGCGGCTTTTTTCAATCCAAAGGAACTCAATTCTATTTACTGTCCGGTTCAGTCCATACGATCAAACGAAGCTAAAATCAAAAAAAATGTTGTCATTATTATTTTAGAAAGTTTTGGAAATGAAAATATTAATCGCGGACAAACTCCTTTTTTGGATTCACTGATTACAAAATCACACTATTTTAAAAATGCATTTGCTAACGGAAAAGTTTCTATTGATGCTGTTCCTTCCGTTATTTCAAGTATTCCAAGTTTAATGAACAGTCCGTTTATTACTTCCAGTTTCTCATTAAACAGAACACAGAGCCTTCCTCATATGCTGAAAAAAGAAAACTACCATACTTCTTTTTTTCATGGCGCATTTAACGGAAGCCAAAACTTTGACCAATATTGCAAATCTGCAGAATTCGACGAATACTATGGAAAAGACGAATATACAGGTAAAGAAGCTTTTGATGGGCGCTGGGGAATTTTCGATGATGAATTTATGCAATTCTATGCTTCAAAATTAAACTCATTCAGACAACCTTTTTTCAGTACAATATTTACTATTTCCTCGCACAATCCTTATATCATTCCGGATAAATACAAAGGTAAATTCCCTAAGGGTGAAACTGTAATTCAGGAAAGTATTGCTTATACTGATTTTGCATTGCGTAATTTTTTCAAAACTATTCAAAAAGAAGACTGGTACAAAAATACCTTGTTTGTTATTACGGCTGATCATACATCATCCAGCGGCAATAAAGCTATTGACCAGACAAGTCTGGGTAAATTCAGGATTCCGATTTTATTCTTCGATCCTTCGGTGCCCGACTTTAAAGGAGTTGACGAGAGAATTTTTCAGCAGGTTGATATAATGCCAAGCGTTCTGGATTATTTGCATATTAATACCGATGTGGTCAGCTTTGGAAAAAGTTATAAATCAAAACAAAATTTTGCAGTTCATTATCTGCAGGGAACGTATTACTACATTAATAATGACTACTATATGGCTTTTGCTAATAATGAAGCTATTGGTTTTTATAACTGGAAAAAAGATCCATTGCTAAAACACAATCTGATGCACACAGAAACTAAGCTGGTCAAAGAATCCGAAAAATTCTTAAAAGCTTACATTCAGTCTTTCAATAATCGTGTGTTAGATAATGAATTAAGTATCTAAAATCAAAAGCCCGCTTTGAAAATTTCAAAGCGGGCTTATATTTTAAAAAAGAATAACTGTTTTTATCGGCTGAATAATCGGCTGAAAAAACCTCTCTGTTCTTCTTCCTCTTCTTCCTGTTCGTAATTTGCAAATTTTGCATGTGCTTTTTCATGCTCAAAAATAAGCTCTTTAATATATTCAACATACGTTCTCTTTTTTTCTTCCAGAAAACCTATTAAATATTTCTCGCTGAATTCAACACCGCTTGCCGCTTCAATTTGAAGTAATTTTTTGTACAAAGGCTCAATATGCATTGTAATCACTTCCTGAGGTACAGATTGTCTTCTTGCAAAATAGTTTACAATAACACCGTTTTCATCTCTCGCAATGTCAAAATCTGTAATAACCCAGTAATACCTGCCTGTTTTAGCCAGGTTTTTTACAATAGCGTGAAAGTTTTTTCCGTTTTTAAGATTTTCCCAAAGCACTTTAAAAATAACCTTCGGCATATCCGGATGGCGAATAATATTGTGCGGCTGTCCCATTAATTCGTAATCTTCATAGCCACAAACGTCAACAAAAACTTCATTGGCATATTCAATAATACCATAAGCATTTGTTTTACTCATAATTACTTGTGATTTGTCCCATGCAACTTCTTTGTCAATAACTGTAACTGGAGTTCTAGGTTGATTTTCTTGATTCATGTGTCGATTATATTAATGTTTTTTCAATTCTAGCTCGTTTAGAATTAATCCGACAAAATTAGACAGAACAAAAAGTCACAAACCTGACTTTTATCATATTCTGATACAAAAAAAACTTTTAAAGGCAGTGTTGTAATTTTTAAAGTATATTGAAAAAATAAATTTCCCAAAATAAAAACAAAAAGTTAAATCTGTAACATTATCCAGTCTTTTAACCTTTTTGCTTTTCTTTAAATACGTTATCTTTGCCAAAAATTAAACTTATGAATTCTTTACAGACTATAATTGAACAAGCTTGGGAAAACAGAGCTTTATTACAAGAAACAGCTACAACGAATGCTATTAGAGAAGTTATCGAATTGGTAGACGCAGGAAAATTGCGTGTTGCAGAACCTGTTGGCGACAAATGGCAGGTTAACGAATGGGTTAAAAAAGCCGTTGTAATGTATTTCCCAATTCAAAAAATGGAAACATGGGAATCCGGTATTTTTGAATACCACGATAAAATGTTACTTAAAAAAGGTTATGCTGAAAAAGGAATTCGTGTAGTACCAAATGCTGTAGCCCGTTATGGAGCTTATATATCAAGCGGTGTAATCTTAATGCCAAGTTATGTAAATATTGGTGCTTATGTAGACGAAGGAACTATGGTTGACACCTGGGCAACTGTAGGAAGCTGTGCTCAAATTGGTAAAAATGTTCACTTAAGCGGCGGTGTTGGTATTGGCGGGGTTTTAGAGCCATTGCAGGCAGCTCCTGTAATTATCGAAGACGGTGCTTTTATTGGTTCACGTTGTATTGTAGTAGAAGGTGTTCACGTTGGTAAAGAAGCTGTTCTTGGCGCTAACGTTTGTCTTACGGCTTCAACAAAAATTATCGATGTAACAGGCGACGAACCGGTTGAAATGAAAGGCTATGTACCTGCTCGTTCTGTGGTTATACCAGGAAGTTACACTAAGAAATTTGCTGCCGGAGAATACCAGGTTCCATGCGCATTAATCATTGGAACCCGCAAACCATCAACAGATTTGAAAACTTCTTTAAACAATGCGCTTCGTGAATACGATGTTGCAGTGTAATTAAAAAATCATAAAACTCCTGTTTTCACAGGAGTTTTTTTTTACAGTATCTTCAACTGAAAATAAATCTTATTTTACTACAAAATTACCATTCAGAGAATATTTTTTATTTAAAATAAAACCACATTTGGCGCTTCATAAAAAACACTGAAATGCCTAAATTAAAACTATCTGTAATTATTCTTACCTACAATGAAGAAAATTACATCGCCGATGCAATAAGGTCTGTTGCATTTGCAGACGAAATCATTGTATTAGACTCTTATAGTACAGACCGAACCCCGGAAATTGTTTCTGCTTTTAATGCAAAACTGATCTATCGCAAATTTGATAATTACAGTAATCAAAGAAATCATGCTATTCAATCAGCATCGGGGGAATGGATACTATTTTTAGATGCAGACGAAAGAGTCTCTACAGAACTAAAAGATGAAATAGTAAAAAGCATCAATTCTCATGAACATGATGCCTACAAAATATGGTTCCCTCATTTTTTTATGGGACGTTTTCTATTTCACTACACAGACAAAGTAACCCGGCTTATAAAAAACAATAATATACATTTTGAAAATGAGGTTCATGAAAAACTGATTTTGAAATCGAAGCCTGGACTGTTAAAAAATCATATGATTCATTATACCTATAAAGGACTCTTTAATTTTATAAGCAAAAAGGATAAATATGCTTGGTTTCAAGCAAAAATGTCAGTAAAAAAAGGTAAAAAAGCGACTCTTTTTCTATTATTTTTCAAACCCTTTTACAGATTCTTTCATACTTATTTTATAAAAAGAGTATTTCTTGACGGTGTTCCTGGTCTTGCTGCCGCCGCAATTGATGCTTATGGTGTTTTTTCTCGATATGCTAAAATAATCTTGCTAAAAAAGGAACTAGAATAATTTTACTTTCTCAAATTCTATTCTATTTTTTCTAATTAAACTTTATTAGTAATCGCAAAGCATAATCAAACAGATTTCGTGTTACATCATCAAATGTCAAAATGATACTTTTTTAGGTTAACTAACTATTCTTTCTAGTTCAGAAAAATGAAAGGTTTTAAAATTATTGTCCTTCAATTTTTTTTCAAGATTTTGAACTTGAAATCTTAATTTATTTACAATTTGATTCTTTCTCACAAATAGTATGGTACATAAGAAAAGGAAGCCTGCTTATTATATTTTTTAAAAATTTTTCTTACAAAATAAGAATTTTAATATTACTTTTGCACAAAAAAAGAAGATGAAACGCTATAAAGTAAGTATTGTAGTTAATATAACTGGCGATAATGAAGAAGAAATAAATCAAAATCTTAACAACCTATCATTTGCTGACGAAATAATTGTAATTACTAAAAATCCGGGAAACTTAAAAACAGAATCAATTACTCTTTTTCTCATTTACGCCAGTCATGAATTAGAAAAAGCACAACAAGAAGCAATTAGACTTGCGCAAAATGACTGGATAATGTTAGTTGATTCAAATCACTTTATAACTGATGACCTTAAGGAAGAAATTATACAAAAAATAAGCAGACAAAATTATATTAACTCTTTTTATGCTAAGGAAATTTTATTTTTCTTTGGCAAATCAATACAATTTGGAGCATTTTTTAATAAGAGAAAAATGTTTCTTTTAGATCGAAGCAGGTATTGTTTTGAAGAAAAAAAAACGATGTCAAATTTTTTATCTAATAAGTCTGCAACACTAAAAAGTAAAATAAATCTAAATTCGTACTCAAACTTTGACGATTACAATTGTAAATTAAACGAAATTAGAAAAGAAGAAGCCTTACTATTATTTAAGCAAAATATCAAACCTAATTTCTATCACTTTCTTTTTAAACCATTTTTTAGTTTTATAAACCAATATTTCTTAAAACTTGGTCTTGTTGATGGTCGAGAAGGATTTATACTTGCCTATATAAATTCTTTTTCAATTCTAAAAAGATACCTTGTTTTATGGCTTCTATATAAAGATATGGACTAACTATTGCACAGATTAAAAAAACAAACACCATTTTAAAATCAATTTTATTGCAAATAAAAACCTGTATCATAAAAAATAAAAAAAACTGTTTCATAATACAAAATAATCATAGTAGAATTATTTCATTATCGTCTTGCTTTTTTCTTAGATCAAATTTATAAAATCAAAAATCTTGTATAAACTCATTCTTTCATTCTTTTAAAATTCCTTTATAAAATAACAGGAATTTGGATTTTTTTGCTTCATTTGCAAACTTATTACAACACTACATAAATGAAGATACTTGTAATCCAACAAAAAATGATAGGAGATGTTTTGATTAGCAGTATTATATGCAATAATTTGCGTACCGCTTATCCAGATGCCCAAATTGATTATTTGGTTTACGCTTCGACCACTCCGGTTTTAGAAGGAAACCCAAATATTGACAACATCATTTTATTTGAAGAAAGACATCGTAAAAGCAAAAAAGAGTTATTAAATCTTGGTTTTCAGATTCGAAATGAAAAATACGATATTTTAATCGATGCTTACTCGAAATTAGAAAGCTGGATTCTGGTATTTTTAAGCAATGCCAAAAGAAAAATATCATACAAAAAACCGGGCAGAAATTTTCTTTACACTAATAATGTTCCTTTTGAACCTTTTCCTAAAACCAATTTAGGTTTAGCTATTGAAAGACGTCTTTCGTTATTAGAACCTTTAGATTTAAAAATAAACATCGATCCTATTCCTAAGTTATTTATTTCTGAAAAAGAAAATCACGATGCATTGGCTTTATTTGAAAAACATCAGGTTCGAAAAGACAGGAAAACTATAATGATCAGCCTTTTAGGAAGTGAGAAACTAAAAACATATCCTTTAGGATTTATGTCCAAAGTTGTTGATTATATTGCTGATAATGCCGATGTAAATATCCTTTTTAATTATTTCCCTAAACAATTAGAAGATGCTAAAGCCGTTCTTAATGCGTGCAAACCTTCAACACAGCAAAAGATTTATTTTGATCTATTAGGCAGTGATTTACGTTCTTTTATTGCTATTATGAATCAGTGCGACGTAATTATAGGAAACGACGGTGGTGCCATAAATATGGCGAAGGCATTAGAGAAACCTTCGTTTATAATTTTTTCTCCTTGGATCGAAAAGAAAATCTGGGCTACTTTTGAAGATGGCATTCATCATCTTTCTGTACATTTAAAGGATTACCGTTCGGATTTATTTGCTAATAAATCCGAAAAAATGCTGAAGAAAGAATCTTTGTCTTTGTATCAGGAATTTAAACCTGAGTATTTTGAAAATCAAATTAAATCATTTCTGGAAAAAAATATAAACTAAAAATGATTTCTTCTTCTCAAAACCAACTTTTATCGGCTTTACTTATTACGTATAACGAAGA
This portion of the Flavobacterium gelatinilyticum genome encodes:
- the def gene encoding peptide deformylase, whose amino-acid sequence is MILPIVGYGDPVLRKVGTAITPDYPNLKETIANMYETMYNAYGVGLAAPQVGLPIRIFVIDTTPFSDDEDLPADEQKDLKGFKRTFINAKIVKEEGEEWSFNEGCLSIPDVREDVYRKPTVTIEYCEEDFVMKTEVFDGLIARVIQHEYDHIEGVLFTDKISSLKKRLIQKKLKNITEGKTFQEYRMKFAAAKKGR
- a CDS encoding LTA synthase family protein; the encoded protein is MDNYKRNVFLFLERFILIFFVYQLTRILFYYLNLDLFHQLDYRVFIGGFFFDLAAITYINILFAIAHIVPGNFKYTKIYQETLRIAFYVVNIIFIATNFIDIIYYRFTNRRSTYGMITAKGMEHEAFILIPSFLKEFWYIAILFLVICFLLWKLIPKAAKTVEIEKLTRRNYLEMTAIISVFILGAVVVIRGGVQEKPIRIVDGIKFGNLNNSALVLNTPFTILKTFSKKNDLEKAAFFNPKELNSIYCPVQSIRSNEAKIKKNVVIIILESFGNENINRGQTPFLDSLITKSHYFKNAFANGKVSIDAVPSVISSIPSLMNSPFITSSFSLNRTQSLPHMLKKENYHTSFFHGAFNGSQNFDQYCKSAEFDEYYGKDEYTGKEAFDGRWGIFDDEFMQFYASKLNSFRQPFFSTIFTISSHNPYIIPDKYKGKFPKGETVIQESIAYTDFALRNFFKTIQKEDWYKNTLFVITADHTSSSGNKAIDQTSLGKFRIPILFFDPSVPDFKGVDERIFQQVDIMPSVLDYLHINTDVVSFGKSYKSKQNFAVHYLQGTYYYINNDYYMAFANNEAIGFYNWKKDPLLKHNLMHTETKLVKESEKFLKAYIQSFNNRVLDNELSI
- the ruvX gene encoding Holliday junction resolvase RuvX encodes the protein MPRILSIDYGQKRTGIAVTDEMKIIASGLTTIPTHNLIDFLKDYFAKEKVEAVLIGEPKQMNGQPSESASVINGFVTHFSNIFPDMKVIRVDERFTSKMAFQTMIDSGLSKKQRQNKGLIDEISATIMLQDYLSFNRF
- a CDS encoding PAS domain-containing protein, producing the protein MNQENQPRTPVTVIDKEVAWDKSQVIMSKTNAYGIIEYANEVFVDVCGYEDYELMGQPHNIIRHPDMPKVIFKVLWENLKNGKNFHAIVKNLAKTGRYYWVITDFDIARDENGVIVNYFARRQSVPQEVITMHIEPLYKKLLQIEAASGVEFSEKYLIGFLEEKKRTYVEYIKELIFEHEKAHAKFANYEQEEEEEEQRGFFSRLFSR
- a CDS encoding glycosyltransferase family 2 protein, yielding MPKLKLSVIILTYNEENYIADAIRSVAFADEIIVLDSYSTDRTPEIVSAFNAKLIYRKFDNYSNQRNHAIQSASGEWILFLDADERVSTELKDEIVKSINSHEHDAYKIWFPHFFMGRFLFHYTDKVTRLIKNNNIHFENEVHEKLILKSKPGLLKNHMIHYTYKGLFNFISKKDKYAWFQAKMSVKKGKKATLFLLFFKPFYRFFHTYFIKRVFLDGVPGLAAAAIDAYGVFSRYAKIILLKKELE
- a CDS encoding malate:quinone oxidoreductase, translating into MPDNTIRSSSDVVLIGAGIMSATLGLILKELQPDIKIEIYERLDVAAAESSDAWNNAGTGHSAFCELNYTPEKPDGSIDPKKAVSIAESFEISRQFWSYLVQQNKVPSPENFIKSVPHMSFVWGEKNVEYLKKRFEILQSNPIFSEMTFSTDFQKLKEWMPLVMEGREEGEKLAATHMEIGTDVNFGALTRSMFNYLEKLDGVQLFFNHEVKKLRQREDKSWRIKIKDLSTGQKRKAYPKFVFIGAGGGSLPLLEKANVPEGHGYGGFPVSGQWLKCTNPEVIAKHQAKVYGKASVGAPPMSVPHIDTRVIDGEKALLFGPFAGFSTRFLKNGSYLDLPLSIKTNNLIPMLSAGYHNIPLTKYLIEQVRQSPKDRMKALREYLPSARSKDWVLERAGQRVQVIKKDEKEGGVLEFGTEVISTHDGTLAVLLGASPGASTAVAIMIDLIGRCFGGQIKTPEWEAKLKEMIPSYGKTLNDNPELLAELRKYTAEVLKIK
- a CDS encoding FUSC family protein → MIDRISKFTNSTSFLNASKVTIASVVPVLILNFLGHFEIGFTIALGAFYTYPSDIPSSLIHKIKGLIVASFIVSGVNLLVNFAYPYPLIFYPFLGFLLFLCSMISVYGQRATLVSFSALLSISLSFGHLHEGWEAVQYSGFIFVGGILYLIVSLIFHFVQPYKYIELQIAEGIKLTAKYLKLRGDLWSPEANREKIIEKQLAIQVDLNLIHEDLRKMLIGNQSASGTTSQNRKMLLVFITLVEIQELALYTSFDHSKLHEKFDKHPEVLRTYQNVAYKLASTLKKLSKNVHTISVYVDKNDLKNELDALEFAIFDYEKTLGKEAAAEGVLMLTNMLKYAKNQVGKIKTIQRALSLAMQSYKLKDKDKELEKFLTPQYYPIRTLLENLSLSSSIFRHSLRLTITILVGLFIGEALDLQNTYWILLTIVVIMRPGYGLTKERSYNRMFGTVLGGLLAFGIVSVVQNHVALSIFSIVCMLLGISFTQINYKISATFVTMYVVFIYGILTPNVVEVIQFRILDSLTGATLAFIANQFLWPAWEFINTPIHLENSIRANRNYLKEIADFYNAKGEIPTSYRLSRKNAFVEIGNLMTSFQRMMQEPKSKQKTMPLVNKLVVLNHSLLSALASLSTYIQSHQTTSASESFNYIIRTILLNLEHSISILRNETIITDTFFDKEDVTLQFEELKRKNFNRLAADDELDKETRQAKMQEAQMVIEQLIWMSNLAEKILKITKELKTTNPD
- a CDS encoding 2,3,4,5-tetrahydropyridine-2,6-dicarboxylate N-succinyltransferase, whose translation is MNSLQTIIEQAWENRALLQETATTNAIREVIELVDAGKLRVAEPVGDKWQVNEWVKKAVVMYFPIQKMETWESGIFEYHDKMLLKKGYAEKGIRVVPNAVARYGAYISSGVILMPSYVNIGAYVDEGTMVDTWATVGSCAQIGKNVHLSGGVGIGGVLEPLQAAPVIIEDGAFIGSRCIVVEGVHVGKEAVLGANVCLTASTKIIDVTGDEPVEMKGYVPARSVVIPGSYTKKFAAGEYQVPCALIIGTRKPSTDLKTSLNNALREYDVAV